Proteins encoded together in one Accipiter gentilis chromosome 16, bAccGen1.1, whole genome shotgun sequence window:
- the CAD gene encoding CAD protein isoform X1: MGCLVLQDGSVLRGRPFGAAGAAAAGEVVFQTGMVGYPEALTDPSYKAQILVLTYPLVGNYGVPRDETDPFGLSRWFESSKIHVAALVVGECSETPSHWSASRSLDQWLKEQNIPGLEGVDTRALTKKIREKGTLLGKLVPDGTPEKSLAFEDPNKRHLVQEVSLKTPCVFNPGGSLRITAVDCGLKYNQVRCLCERGAAVTVVPWDHPLDTADFDGLFISNGPGDPQLCQQTVSNLRRVLDAPQPKPIFGICLGHQLLSLALGARTYKMKYGNRGHNQPCLHEDTRRCFITAQNHGFAVEAGSLPPGWAPLFTNANDGSNEGLVHEHKPFFSVQFHPEHRAGPTDLEGLFDVFMEVVRDLWSGDGSARTVRERLRDWLSYDEVPVGGQDAARPRKVLILGSGGLSIGQAGEFDYSGSQAIKALKEENIQTVLINPNIATVQTSKGLADKVYFLPITLEYVTQVIRNERPDGVLLTFGGQTALNCGVELTKAGVLERYHVRVLGTPVASIEMTEDRKVFVEKMEEIGEHVAPSEAAASLEQAQAAAESLGYPVLVRSAYALGGLGSGFANNREELVALVSQAFTHTSQVLVDKSLKGWKEIEYEVVRDAYNNCVTVCNMENLDPLGIHTGESIVVAPSQTLNDTEYFMLRRTAVKVVQHLGIVGECNIQFALNPESEQYYIIEVNARLSRSSALASKATGYPLAYVAAKLALGIPLPLLRNSVTNSTTANFEPSLDYCVVKIPRWDLSKFLRVSTKIGSSMKSVGEVMAIGRNFEEAFQKALRMVDENCVGFDHTVKLASDVELETPTDKRIFVLAAALRDGYSIERLYKLTKIDRWFLHKMKNITDHAVLLESYREEQSTMPPAVLKRAKQLGFSDKQVALAVLSTELAVRKMRRDLKILPVVKQIDTVAAEWPAQTNYLYLTYNGTEHDLAFREPHVMVIGSGVYRIGSSVEFDWCAVGCIQELRKMGFKTIMVNYNPETVSTDYDMCDRLYFDEISFEVVMDIYELENPEGVILSMGGQLPNNIAMALHRQQCRILGTSPEAIDSAENRFKFSRLLDSIGISQPLWKELSDMESAKHFCCKVGYPCVVRPSYVLSGAAMNVAYSDSDLEKFLNNAVAVSKEQPVVISKFIQEAKEIDVDAVACDGVVVAIAISEHVENAGVHSGDATLVTPPQDITPKTLERIKAIVHAVGQELQVTGPFNLQLIAKDDQLKVIECNVRVSRSFPFVSKTLGVDLVALASQVIMGEDVEPVGLMTGTGIVGVKVPQFSFSRLAGADVVLGVEMTSTGEVACFGENRCEAYLKAMLSTGFKIPKKNILLTIGSYKNKSELLPTVRTLESLGYKLYASLGTADFYTEHGIKVMAVDWHFEEADGSEAGARETQRSILDYLAENHFEMVINLSMRNSGGRRLSSFVTKGYRTRRLAVDYSVPLIIDIKCTKLFVEALGQIGAAPPLKMHVDCMTSQKLIRLPGLIDVHVHLREPGSTHKEDFASGTAAALAGGVTMVCAMPNTNPAVTDATSFALAQKLAEAGARCDFALFLGASSENASSLGPLAGAAAGLKMYLNDTFSSLRMDDVSLWMEHFEQWPRHLPVVAHAERQTVAAVLMVAQLYQRPVHICHVARREEIVLIKAAKQKGILVTCEVAPHHLFLCRDDLGRLGEGRAAVRPALGTRQDVEALWENMDTIDCFATDHAPHTLEEKQGQEPPPGYPGLETMLPLLLTAVSEGRLTVEDIVQRLYENPRKIFGLPAQEDTYVEVDLEHEWIIPSRTAFSKARWTPFEGMKVKGTVRRVVLRGEVAYIDGQVLVPPGYGQDVKKWPSGAVLAPHTAPAKESTKTPERPRHVVAAGETLRGRASSPRRAGPVGEGRFHLPPRIHRASDPGLPAFRRLGAVHRPGTRGTAEDIREKATRKAVEADPAVIQDSYFYQLGPLPRQASPQGAPHFQTSPLLHPLVGQHVLSVQHFSKEQMSHLFNVAHTLRMLVQKERSLDILKGKVMASMFYEASTRTSSSFAAAMSRLGGSVLSFSEATSSVQKGESLADSVQTMCCYADVLVLRHPQPGAVELAAKHCRKPVINAGDGVGEHPTQALLDIFTIREELGTVNGMTITMVGDLKHGRTVHSLARLLTQYRVNLRYVTPPGLRMPPDITSFVASKGIKQEEFGSIEEALPDTDVLYMTRIQKERFRLAEEYEACFGQFILTPHIMTRAKEKMVVMHPLPRVNEISVEVDSDPRAAYFRQAENGMYMRMALLATVLGRY, from the exons ATGGGATGCCTGGTGCTGCAGGACGGGTCGGTACTGCGCGGCCGCCCCTtcggggccgccggggccgccgccgccggtgaaGTCG TCTTCCAGACCGGCATGGTGGGCTACCCCGAGGCCCTCACCGACCCCTCCTACAAGGCGCAGATCCTGGTGCTCACTTACCCGCTCGTCGGAAACTACGGGGTCCCCCGGGACGAGACCGACCCCTTCGGCCTCAGCAGG tGGTTCGAGTCCAGCAAGATCCACGTGGCTGCGCTGGTGGTGGGCGAGTGCTCAGAGACCCCCAGCCACTGGAGTGCGTCCCGCTCCCTCGACCAGTGGCTGAAGGAGCAGAACATCCCCGGGCTGGAAG GGGTGGATACTCGGGCCCTAACGAAGAAGATCCGTGAGAAGGGGAcgctgctggggaagctggtgccAGATGGGACCCCTGAGAAGAGCCTTGCCTTTGAAGACCCCAACAAGCGGCACCTGGTACAGGAGGTGTCGCTGAAG ACACCCTGCGTGTTCAACCCCGGTGGGTCACTGCGCATCACAGCAGTTGACTGCGGCCTCAAGTACAACCAGGTGCGGTGCCTGTGCGAGCGGGGGGCAGCTGTCACCGTGGTACCCTGGGACCATCCACTGGACACTGCAG ACTTTGATGGGCTGTTCATCAGCAATGGCCCCGGGGACccgcagctctgccagcagacaGTGTCCAACCTGCGACGGGTGCTGGACGCACCCCAGCCCAAACCCATCTTTGGGATCTGCCTGGGGCACCAGCTGCTCTCCCTGGCCCTCGGTGCCCGCACGTACAAGATGAA GTATGGGAACCGTGGGCACAACCAGCCGTGCCTGCATGAGGACACACGACGCTGCTTCATCACAGCACAGAACCATGGCTTTGCAGTGGAGGCGGGCAGCCTGCCACCTGGCTGGGCCCCGCTCTTCACCAACGCCAACGATGGCTCCAATGAGGGCCTTGTCCATGAGCACAAGCCCTTTTTCAG CGTCCAGTTTCACCCTGAGCACCGTGCTGGCCCCACGGACCTGGAGGGGCTCTTCGACGTCTTCATGGAGGTGGTGCGGGACCTGTGGAGCGGAGACGGCAGTGCCCGGACGG TGCGGGAGCGTCTGCGGGACTGGCTGAGCTATGACGAGGTGCCAGTGGGGGGTCAGGATGCAGCCCGGCCCCGCAAGGTGCTGATCCTGGGCTCCGGTGGCCTCTCCATCGGGCAGGCAGGCGAGTTTGACTACTCGGGCTCACAG GCCATCAAAGCACTGAAGGAGGAGAACATCCAGACAGTGCTGATCAACCCCAACATCGCCACAGTGCAGACCTCCAAGGGGCTGGCAGACAAGGTCTATTTCCTCCCCATCACCCTGGAGTATGTCACCCAG GTGATCCGGAATGAGCGCCCCGATGGGGTGCTGCTGACCTTCGGGGGGCAGACGGCCCTCAACTGCGGCGTGGAGCTCACCAAGGCAGGCGTGCTGGAGCGGTACCACGTGCGGGTGCTGGGCACCCCTGTCGCTTCCATCGAGATGACAGAGGATCGCAAGGTCTTTGTGGAGAAGATGGAGGAGATCGGGGAGCACGTGGCACCCAGCGAGGCCGCTGCCTCCCTGGAGCAG gcgcaggcagcagcagagtcaCTGGGGTACCCAGTGCTGGTGCGCTCTGCCTATGCCCTCGGGGGTCTGGGCTCTGGCTTTGCCAACAACCGGGAGGAACTGGTGGCACTGGTGAGCCAGGCCTTCACCCACACCTCccaggtcctggtggacaagtccctgaagggctggaaggagatCGAGTATGAGGTGGTGCGGGACGCTTACAACAACTGTGTTACG GTATGCAACATGGAGAACCTGGACCCACTGGGGATCCACACGGGCGAGTCCATCGTGGTGGCACCCAGCCAGACCCTTAACGACACCGAGTACTTCATGCTGCGGCGCACGGCTGTGAAGGTGGTGCAGCACCTGGGCATTGTGGGCGAGTGCAACATCCAGTTTGCCCTGAACCCCGAGTCGGAGCAG TACTACATCATTGAGGTGAACGCCCGGCTCTCCCGCAGCTCGGCCCTGGCCAGCAAGGCCACTGGCTACCCCCTGGCCTATGTGGCTGCCAAGCTGGCCCtgggcatccccctgcccctcctcag GAACTCTGTCACCAACTCCACCACGGCCAACTTTGAGCCCAGCCTGGACTACTGCGTGGTGAAGATTCCACGCTGGGACCTCAGCAAGTTCCTGCGCGTCAGCACCAAGATTGGCAGCTCCATGAAGAGCGTGG GAGAGGTCATGGCCATTGGGAGGAACTTTGAGGAGGCTTTCCAGAAGGCGCTGAGGATGGTGGACGAGAATTGTGTGGGCTTTGACCACACTGTGAAGCTGGCCTCAGATGTG GAGCTGGAGACGCCGACAGACAAGCGGATCTTTGTGCTGGCAGCCGCGCTGCGGGATGGCTACTCCATCGAGCGGCTCTACAAGCTGACCAAGATTGACCGCTGGTTCCTGCACAAGATGAAGAACATCACAGACCATGCAGTGCTGCTGGAGTCCTACCGTGAGGAGCAGAGCACCATGCCACCTGCTGTGCTCAAGCGGGCCAAGCAGCTTGGCTTCTCTGACAAGCAGGTGGCCCTGGCCGTGCTCAG CACCGAGCTGGCCGTGCGGAAAATGCGGCGTGACCTGAAGATCCTGCCGGTGGTGAAGCAGATTGACACTGTGGCAGCGGAGTGGCCGGCCCAAACCAACTACCTGTACCTGACCTACAATGGCACCGAGCACGACCTGGCCTTCCGCGAGCCCCATGTCATGGTTATCGGCTCCGGCGTCTACCGCATTGGCAGCAGTGTTGAGTTCGACTGGTGCGCTGTTGGCTGCATCCAGGAGCTCCGCAAG ATGGGCTTCAAGACGATCATGGTGAACTACAACCCCGAGACAGTGAGCACTGACTATGATATGTGCGACCGCCTCTACTTCGATGAGATCTCCTTTGAG GTGGTGATGGACATCTACGAGCTGGAGAATCCTGAGGGTGTGATCCTGTCCATGGGTGGGCAGCTGCCCAACAACATCGCCATGGCCCTGCACCGGCAGCAATGCCGCATCCTGGGCACCTCCCCGGAGGCTATCGACTCAGCCGAGAACCGCTTCAAGTTCTCCCGCCTGCTTGACTCCATTGGCATCAGCCAGCCCCTCTGGAAGGAGCTCTCTGACATGGAG TCGGCCAAGCACTTCTGCTGCAAGGTGGGGTACCCCTGTGTCGTGCGCCCCTCCTACGTGCTGAGCGGTGCTGCCATGAACGTGGCCTACTCGGATAGTGATCTGGAGAAGTTCCTGAACAATGCTGTGGCCGTGTCCAAGGAGCAGCCCGTCGTCATCTCCAAGTTCATCCAGGAGGCCAAG GAGATCGATGTTGATGCGGTGGCCTGCGATGGTGTGGTGGTGGCCATCGCCATCTCGGAGCACGTGGAGAACGCCGGGGTGCACTCGGGTGATGCCACACTGGTGACGCCACCCCAGGACATCACCCCTAAGACACTGGAGCGCATCAAGGCCATTGTCCATGCCGTcgggcaggagctgcaggtcaCAGGGCCCTTCAACCTACAGCTCATTGCCAAG GATGACCAGCTGAAGGTGATCGAGTGCAACGTCCGGGTCTCCCGCTCCTTTCCCTTTGTCTCCAAGACCCTGGGGGTCGACCTGGTGGCTCTGGCTAGCCAAGTGATCATGGGAGAGGATGTGGAGCCTGTGGGTCTAATGACAGGCACGGGCATCGTTGGTGTCaag GTGCCCCAGTTCTCCTTCTCACGCCTGGCGGGCGCTGATGTGGTTCTGGGTGTGGAGATGACCAGCACAGGCGAGGTGGCCTGCTTTGGGGAGAACCGCTGTGAGGCTTACCTGAAGGCCATGCTCAGCACTGGCTTCAAGATCCCCAAGAAGAACATTCTGCTGACCATCGGCAGCTACAAG AACAAGAGTGAGCTGCTGCCCACGGTGCGGACCCTGGAGAGCCTTGGCTACAAGCTGTATGCCAGCCTCGGCACCGCTGACTTCTACACTGAGCATGGCATCAAG GTGATGGCTGTGGACTGGCACTTCGAGGAGGCGGATGGCAGCGAGGCCGGTGCCCGGGAGACCCAGCGGAGCATCCTGGACTACCTGGCTGAGAACCACTTTGAGATGGTCATCAACCTCTCAATGCGCAACTCGGGGGGCCGCCGGCTCTCCTCCTTTGTCACCAAGGGGTACCGCACCCGGCGCCTGGCCGTCGACTACTCTGTGCCACTCATCATCGACATCAAATGCACTAAGCTCTTTGTGGAG GCACTGGGCCAGATTGGGGCAGCCCCCCCACTGAAGATGCACGTGGACTGCATGACATCCCAGAAACTCATCCGTCTGCCAG GCCTGATCGATGTCCATGTCCACCTCCGTGAGCCGGGCAGCACTCACAAGGAGGACTTTGCATCAGGCACGGCAGCCGCCCTGGCTGGGGGTGTCACCATGGTGTGCGCCATGCCCAACACCAACCCTGCCGTCACTGACGCCACCTCCTTTGCCCTGGCGCAGAAG CTGGCTGAGGCTGGGGCCCGCTGTGACTTCGCCCTTTTCCTGGGGGCTTCCTCGGAGAATGCCAGCTCGCTGGGCCCCTTGGCTGGGGCGGCTGCCGGGCTTAAGATGTACCTGAACGACACCTTCTCCAGCCTGCGGATGGACGACGTGTCGCTGTGGATGGAG CACTTCGAGCAGTGGCCGCGGCACCTGCCTGTCGTGGCGCATGCGGAGCGGCAGACAGTGGCCGCTGTCCTGATGGTGGCCCAGCTGTACCAGCGTCCCGTGCACATCTGCCACGTGGCCCGCAGGGAGGAG ATTGTCCTCATCAAGGCAGCCAAGCAGAAAGGGATCCTGGTGACATGCGAGGTAGCCCCACACCACCTTTTCTTGTGCCGGGATGACCTGGGGCGCCTTGGGGAGGGCCGAGCAGCCGTGCGGCCAGCGCTGGGCACCCGCCAGGATGTGGAGGCACTCTGGGAGAACATGGACACCATCGACTGCTTCGCCACAGACCATG CCCCCCACACGCTGGAGGAGAAGCAGGGGCAGGAGCCGCCCCCCGGCTACCCCGGCCTGGAGACaatgctgccactgctgctgacGGCCGTCTCGGAGGGGCGGCTCACCGTGGAGGACATCGTCCAGCGCCTCTACGAGAATCCCCGCAAGATCTTCGGGCTGCCAGCGCAGGAGGACACCTACGTGGAG GTGGACCTGGAGCATGAGTGGATCATCCCCAGCCGCACGGCCTTCTCCAAGGCCCGCTGGACGCCCTTTGAGGGCATGAAGGTGAAGGGGACGGTGCGGAGAGTGGTCCTGCGTGGGGAGGTCGCCTACATTGATGGGCAG gtgctggtgcCGCCTGGCTATGGGCAGGATGTGAAGAAATGGCCCTCAGGAGCTGTGCTGGCACCACACACAGCCCCTGCCAAGGAGAGCACGAAG ACCCCTGAGCGGCCCCGGCACGTCGTGGCAGCTGGCGAGACGCTGCGCGGCCGAGCCTCCAgcccccgccgggccggccccgTGGGCGAGGGACGCTTCCACCTCCCGCCCCGCATCCACCGGGCCTCCGACCCTGGGCTGCCAG CGTTCCGGAGGCTGGGAGCTGTGCACCGCCCGGGCACCCGAGGCACTG ctgAGGACATCCGTGAAAAGGCCACCAGGAAGGCGGTGGAAGCAG ATCCAGCTGTGATCCAGGACAGCTACTTCTACCAGCTGGGCCCTCTTCCACGCCAGGCATCCCCCCAGGGCGCACCCCACTTCCAGACCTCCCCGCTGCTGCACCCCCTCGTCGGCCAGCATGTCCTCTCTGTCCAGCACTTCTCCAAGGAGcag ATGTCGCATCTGTTCAATGTGGCACACACCCTGCGCATGCTGGTGCAGAAGGAGCGGAGCCTGGACATCCTCAAG GGCAAGGTGATGGCATCCATGTTCTACGAGGCGAGCACGCGGACTAGCAGCTCCTTTGCGGCAGCCATGAGCCGGTTGGGTGGCTCTGTCCTGTCCTTCTCGGAGGCCACCTCGTCAGTGCAGAAGGGCGAGTCACTGGCCGACTCCGTGCAGACCATGTGCTGCTACGCCGATGTGCTGGTGCTGCGTCACCCCCAGCCCGGTGCCGTTGAG CTGGCTGCCAAGCACTGTCGCAAGCCCGTGATCAACGccggggatggggtgggggagcaCCCCACGCAGGCGCTGCTGGACATCTTCACCATCCGTGAGGAGCTGGGTACCGTCAACGGCATGACG ATCACCATGGTGGGCGACCTGAAGCACGGGCGCACAGTGCACTCCCTGGCCCGGCTCCTCACCCAGTACCGCGTCAACCTGCGCTACGTGACCCCACCCGGCCTCCGCATGCCCCCCGACATCACCAGCTTTGTGGCCTCCAAGGGCATCAAGCAG GAGGAGTTTGGGAGCATTGAGGAGGCACTGCCGGACACTGACGTGCTCTACATGACCCGCATCCAGAAGGAGCGCTTCCGCCTGGCCGAGGAGTATGAGGCT tgctTCGGGCAGTTCATCCTCACGCCCCACATCATGACCCGGGCCAAGGAGAAGATGGTGGTGATGCACCCCCTGCCCCGTGTCAACGAGAtcag CGTGGAGGTGGACTCGGACCCGCGCGCCGCATACTTCCGGCAGGCGGAGAACGGGATGTACATGCGCATGGCGCTGCTGGCCACCGTCCTGGGCCGCTACTGA